The DNA window ACAACTACAATAATAAGCAcaaacaataataataataataataataataataatattaatggtaatgataaaaatattaatatgacAGAAAAGGTTGATGAAGggataaatatatctaaaGACGATTTAGAAAAAGATCTCAAAagttttattaaaaatgttaaagTTGTGgacaataaaaatatcgaagttatttataataaaaattatgttaAAGATGATAATAGGCCATCAGCAAAATTATCAACGGAtgaaatttattatttattagtAGAATCCAAAAAAAGCgaaaatgaatataaaaagaaaattttcACATTCTTAAAATATTTGCCATTATTTATTCAATCTATTGAATCTAAAAGTTTaagggaaaaaaatatattagaGCAGAAGTTGTTGTTAAATGGGGAAgacaatataaatgatatgaataatatgaataatgtgaataatgtgaataatatgaataatatgaataatatgaataatataaataatatgaataatatgaataatattaatgatatgaataatgtgaataatatgaacaatattAATCAGATAAATAATGTGAACAATATTAATCAGATAAATAATTCGAACAATATTAATCAgataaataattcaaacaatattaatcagataaataattcaaacaatattaatcagataaataattcaaacaatattaatcagataaataattcaaaCAATATTAATCAGATAAATAATGCGAACAAttttaatatgaataatatggaGAACCCATGCGaggaaaataattataatcaaaatatGTCCTCCTTAGACATTAAGAACAAATTAGATTCTATCGTCAATTTTAATTGTAATTTGTCAGAAAATTTAGAAgatgtttttaaaaacaaaatggGAAACCTACAAtttaaagataaaaataaattttttaataatttccAAACCGATTCTATAGATAAcgaaataaataatatgaatgaaaaacaaaatgatgATCTTACCAATCaaacatacatacataatattaataatttagaTAATGTTTCTAATCTTTTTgaaagtaaaaaaaataacaaatcATTAATTTTACCATTATCGAAAGTTAATGATTTGTCtctaataaataatataagtaGAAAGTCAAATAACGGGGTCAAAGAAGAAACAAATGTAAATgaaaattctttttatatatataaaaataatatggagAAAATGAATTTGTACGGATTagatttattaattaatttaaataataatttgatatataaaataaatcatGTATATAGCCTAATACAATTCTATACAATGTTGGCAAAAGATGTATTCAACGAAACGTAAACGGACaaattttttacataaacgaaaaaataaaatatacacatatatatatatatatatatatatatatatatttttatgtgtgagaattgttatatttgtttgtttttttttacNNNNNNNNNNNNNNNNNNNNNNNNNNNNNNNNNNNNNNNNNNNNNNNNNNNNNNNNNNNNNNNNNNNNNNNNNNNNNNNNNNNNNNNNNNNNNNNNNNNNATATCTGCAAAACTTCGTGCCAACATAGTACATACATTGGCATTGATATCAGAATTAGTTAGTTGATATTGTCCATGAGCAGTTGATATTGACGCCCCTTCATGTAGGGCTGCAAGACACACCTCTGCCAATAAGgtatcattattaatttttttagaATCACTGATATTTTCCAAATTTCTAACGCATAAATTTAATCGTCTATAAGGCGCACAGGCTCCTTCACCCTTACCATTACTACcccttatttttttctcatcACATTCACCGCCATGTACTTCAGAAAAACGTTTTTCTGTTCCAGCTTTACATGGATAACTTTTACCGTTAGTAGCATTAGTATGATATCTATAATCAAGGCCACATGAACCAGAAGGCGTTTGTTGATCTGTTGGAGCGTCCTCAAATCTTGCATTTGATAAACTTCCTTTCAATTTCTCAATATATTGTTTAGCCTCCTTTTTCACTGTTTCGTTGTACACTTTCTTCCCTATCctatcaaatatatttttggCGGTTTCATCCTCAACATTTCCACCAGGACGAACTTGCGTCACCaccatttttatatatcgTTCGTGCACTACATGATGTCATACATACATACGTGGTAAGTGGTGGTATTGTGGAGTGGTGTTTGGTGGGtgtatgtatatgtatgtaGGTATGTAATTGTGGGtttgtatgtatatatatattttatatatattaatagttgtaatattataatatattatatatatatatatgtatgtaataataattattagttatatatatatattttaaaaaattaaaatatattaataaatttaaatatattcagaaatattatattttataaaaaatattatattttatttctatatatatttatttatatatattacattattttgttttatgttttatttatttagtaaatttataaatcagaataaaaaaaaaatacgaaaatacaaaaataaaaacatacataaaattatatatacaagatgttagtatatttttttgactatattttaatttataatatatatagatatatatatatatatataaatattagaggtaaaaagaaaaaagaaaaaaaatagagACAAAATATGTCGTTCCGTTTCTATCTATCTATATTATCTATCATATTTctacataaatatatagatatatatatatatatatatatatatatatatagttatatttttatatttatattttccattatattaaaaataataatacattataaatataatatttattatttttattttattattatatatattataaaaaatatatatatatatatattatataatatattatatataatatattatatataatattatatatgacaTATTATGTAATGTAAGGTAGATATAATTTCGAGAAGAAGAACGTATCgaaaaagaattaaaaaataaaaaattttcgtaacaagaagataaaaaaaaatttaatatattaataattataagaattttaaaatttatatttatttaatgttatatatatatatatatatatatatatatatatgagaatacatacatacatatatacatatatatacatataaacatatacatatatatagtaGCATACGTATTCCTcaaacataaaaatatacatacatatatacatatacatatatatatataatttttgcATATGTCGGTGCACTATTTCGATTATCGGTACTTACCATTTCGATTATTTGTATCTACTATATCGATTATTCGTATCCACTATTTCTTCGATGTCGATTTATGGTATCTTCCATATCGATTATTCGTATCTACTATATCgatttacatattttttgtacGTATAACGAAATATAGTGGTGATATTGCCACAATTTGTGAATGTAATACCACAGTTAGTGAATGTAACACCAAATATTGTAAATGTAATACCAAATGTAGTGGATATAATACCACAAATATAGTGAAGAGGTCTGATATTAGTAGTGTCAATACCAAAAATAGTGGATctaataacaaatatagTGATAACCTACGACATTAGTAGTGATAATACCAAAAATAGTGGATCTAATACCAAATATAGTggatataataacaaatatagTGATAACCTACGATAATAAGTAGTGGTAATACCAAATATAGTAATTATAAGATTAACATTACTACAGATATGACCTaatatagtaataataagaCCAAATATAGTAAAACGTTCTGATATTAGTAGAGATAAAACTACAATTAGTAGTGATAAGACCTAAAATAGTAACAATAAGACTAAAGTAAGTAATGTTAAGACGAAATATAGTGAAGATAAGACTAAAGTAAAGTTAAGACAAAATATAGTGGAAATCTACGATAATAGTAGGGATGAGACAAAAAACAATGGTGACACAACCACAATTTGTAAATGGAAGACCAAATATGGTAAATGTTATACCAAATATAGTGAAAAGGTCTGATATTAGTAGAAATTAGACTACTATTGGTATAGTTAAGGGTTAAAATGGTAAAGATAAGACCAAATATAGTGAATCTAATACGACAGTTACTACAAATGCATGATATTAATAGGGATGAGACGAAAAATAGTGAATATAAGACCAATATTACTACAAATGTATGATATTAGTAGTGATGAGACTAATATTAGTATGGTTAAGGGATACCTTAGCACAGATAAGACGAAAATAAGTGGTGATAATACCACAATAAGTAGTTGTGAGACCAAA is part of the Plasmodium reichenowi strain SY57 chromosome 4, whole genome shotgun sequence genome and encodes:
- a CDS encoding hypothetical protein (conserved Plasmodium protein, unknown function) — its product is MSDSYEELSEKKKVMGKGSENSCLEKKEKYEKEENYVFIDEKYKEYFDNISDLFEDKIDYILKKHFKKNDPTNKNKLLCLNMCVLWQKKFLYLLSKSLNEYEEYKKLHDLKNDQDMKKIDDKKKEKDDEKEKQIINNNDNNSTSTTTIISTNNNNNNNNNNNINGNDKNINMTEKVDEGINISKDDLEKDLKSFIKNVKVVDNKNIEVIYNKNYVKDDNRPSAKLSTDEIYYLLVESKKSENEYKKKIFTFLKYLPLFIQSIESKSLREKNILEQKLLLNGEDNINDMNNMNNVNNVNNMNNMNNMNNINNMNNMNNINDMNNVNNMNNINQINNVNNINQINNSNNINQINNSNNINQINNSNNINQINNSNNINQINNSNNINQINNANNFNMNNMENPCEENNYNQNMSSLDIKNKLDSIVNFNCNLSENLEDVFKNKMGNLQFKDKNKFFNNFQTDSIDNEINNMNEKQNDDLTNQTYIHNINNLDNVSNLFESKKNNKSLILPLSKVNDLSLINNISRKSNNGVKEETNVNENSFYIYKNNMEKMNLYGLDLLINLNNNLIYKINHVYSLIQFYTMLAKDVFNET